The Streptomyces sp. TLI_105 DNA segment GGCTCGGGCGCCCGTGCCCACCAGGACGTCGTCGCCCTCCTGCTCACCGCGGGCGCCGACCCCGAGCTTCCCGACCCGTACGGCCGCACGGCGCTCCACCACGCCGAACGCCACGGCCTCACCGAGATCGCCGCGCTGCTCCGGGAAGCCGGGTCACGCGGGGTCCTCCGCGGCGCCGCCTGAGCCTCCGGCGGAGTGCCGGTCGCGGTGGGCCGCGACGCGCTCGCGGGTGGCACAACGACGGGAGCAGTAGCGGCGTTCCGGCCCGCTGCCCTGCGCCACGAAGACGTTCCGGCAGCTGCCGGACGCGCAGGTCCTGCCGGGCGGACGCTGCCGGTCCCAGACGAGGACGGCGAGCGCCATGCAGGACGAGGCGAGCAGCCACTCGGCCCAGGGGGCGTCGTCGTCCCGGTCGATGTGCGCGTGCCAGGGGGCGGTGCCGCCGTGCGAGGTCAGCCGGAGCGGACCGGTGTGCTCCCGCAGGAGCCGGTTCAGGACGGTGGCTGCCTCGTCGGCGGTCGCGGCGGCGAAGACCTCCCGCAGCAGGGCGGCGGCCCCGCGCATCTCGGCGACCTCGCGGGGGTCGAG contains these protein-coding regions:
- a CDS encoding CGNR zinc finger domain-containing protein, with translation MRYIPGVSATEDDWSTRHSVLTTARRTAALVNVLADDRPDPGEVAAVLLAYGEPGPLALDPREVAEMRGAAALLREVFAAATADEAATVLNRLLREHTGPLRLTSHGGTAPWHAHIDRDDDAPWAEWLLASSCMALAVLVWDRQRPPGRTCASGSCRNVFVAQGSGPERRYCSRRCATRERVAAHRDRHSAGGSGGAAEDPA